Part of the Vitis vinifera cultivar Pinot Noir 40024 chromosome 13, ASM3070453v1 genome is shown below.
CAATTCAAAATGATGGTTGCCAACACAATTAAACAATGGTAGCACCATAATGCATGGAGAACAGTATTAAAGGGTTCATAAAGGCGATATATATACTTggacaagaaaaagaagagtttGGACTACAAAAGATTTTGCAATTTGCAACCTGCAACCATGTCTACACTTCCTTCCCAACTGGAGAGGGGAAAAGTTGCATAGGAAAAGTAACCAGTGACTACTAACTAGCCCTAACATTGAAACACAATCTCTAGGATGATTCCAACTGGGTATATCTAGGGTTCTATTGTTTTACATTGGACAGGAAACTTTCTCATGTAATGCATTATTATATTTGGAAGTTACTGTATCAAACTATTTCAAGCTGTCAAAAATGGTGTATCATTACCTAGAGGGATTTTCTCTGCATTGCCAAGCATGTAGCACTTCAATAAAGTTGTGCAATCCTAATATTTCTTGTTCTTAATGATTATCAATCTATCGTGGCTCCAAATTATAGACCTCAGCCCTTCAAATATGTATCAAGGACTCCCATTATGATTCatttatatgtgtgtgtgtgtgtaacaCTTGGAAAAAAAGGTTACAAAAAGACAAGGTCCCCATGCAGAATAGATGTATGGATCTTCAGTTTTGAAACTTGATGCTTACGCCAGTGTGCTGTTCACACGGATGCTCTTAGTAGTTCGCTAAATATAAGGGGTGTTCTAACCGACAAGGTCCCTATGCAGAATTGAACAGTAAATCTTCAACCCTCATCAACCAAGCTGTACAGACTAATGCTGTTGCTAGCCTCTCAATGTGTATGTATAATGCATTCTATGAGTACATCACAATAATCACATTGATGTGTTCAAATAAGGATTTAGAGCTGTAAAATCATGCTTCACTGGTGCGGTTTAATTCAAAAGCATATGCATATATAATACACACAAACACTTACTTACCCACACTTAGGATCAGTCATCAAATCTTTTTTGACTGGTTCTATCTAGGATTATATCCCTCAATCATCTCAATAGCCTCATAGATATGATAGAGTAGATACTACAGATGATAGCACCAAAAAATATCCATGAAGAACAAACTCATGGGGTTCTCAACAGGAGGTTACACTCCTAGAAAGAATAAATCCAATCTGGATAATGCAGAGAacttagtaaaaatatttttgcccCTTTATTGTGGACATAGTGATACTTCTTAACTCTCTCATTTGGATGAAGACATCCTGTTCAAAACATCATGCCTAGTACCATTCTGAAAAAGCATGGGGTTCAACTCTCCTGTGTCTTGCAGTGAAGGGGGAAGAAACAGCCAGAATTATTGCATTATTGTACTCTAAGTTTATCACAAACAGCCAGAAATGCACACAAAAAAGATGCTATATAGTCCATATCTAGCATGCACTCTCTCTCATGCAGCTCCTGTAGTGGACAATGGCTTACACATCAACCTCCAAATCCACAACTCATGCAGTTCCTGGGGTTTGATACCAAGACTTCACCTGTGGCTGTGGTGCTACCAAGCCATTTTAACCAAGTGACTTTCACAGACTTTGCCAGTTCAAGCTCTCAAAATATAGATCTCCACCTCAATTAGTTTTTTGACACATAAAATCTCTCTCTCGATTACAAGCTTCTTCCAGTTAATAAAATACATAGCATCCAATCTTTCTGTTCATTCTCTTCATCACATTAATCATTTTTGGTAGCTCCAGATGGTAGAATTTTTGCTGTATGTTTACATACTGACCTTCTGTTCCCTAAATACGTATTCAAGAACGCTGCTTATAATTTGCCTATATAGAATTCAGGAAAGAGGCAAGATTTTCATGCAAAATTGAACTGAAGACCTTCAATTCTCAAGGCCAGCTATAGTAGCAGATTCTATTGGCGAttctcaaaatatatattttcacacTGATTTTAATGTAGAGGTGTTGGGAAACAAAGTCTCATGCCGTATAAAGTACAGACCATCAATTCTCAAGAATGAGTCTCCAGCTTTGGGCTATAGGGATTCTAGATGCATCTCTAGACATGTACATATACAATGCATTTCAATTGCTAAAACTTTGTACAATCATAAGGTTTTGATGCTTCCAAATTTGCAAAGACATCTTCTCCAAAGTCCAAATGGTTAAAACTTAGTTTCTCccaaatcaaaatcacaatGACATAGACTCACACCACAGCATATTTAGTAGATTATCATTTTGTGGGAAGCAAGATAATGAAGACAGATGGAACCACATCTTATGCTAAAATTggctaaaaattgttttcatcaaAGCATGTGTAAGCAAGCTAGCACACTGGATATCTATGCCCTTGCTCAGGTCACTGGTGTCACTTAAAGCGTGTGACCACCATACCTTTGTGAGGGTATTTTGGTCCCTTCTTGATTTTTGCTACATAATGGAGGAATTGTCCCCAGTTTGCCCCACTCATTCTCTATTTGTTATCTATTCTTCTCTATGTTTCCTTTCTCTCTACGGTATTTGGATGTTCGAATTAGTATATGAATGATATGCTACTGGTGGATACTTGTGTGCATGCCTCATACCCTCTTGTGATACATCACACGTTTGTTAAATAGGCACTATGCCCACAATATCATTGATCCTAGGTTGTTAATTATTATCTCCTTCTAGCATTTTTTTATATGCAACATTTTTTCCCCTCTAGGAAGGGAACTGAGAACCTCCCACATCATCCCACATCGTCACCCCAACTCCACCTCATGGGCATTATCTTTTTTTAgcatttcataaatatatatggATAATTTTCATATAACCAATTCTGCACATTTTTAGCTTCTTTTTTCAACATTAGCATCTCCATCTATATTcctgtattttttttaacacatcAACATTGAATTTTTCTTCCTTCTACCCCATAGTAAGGGTATGAAGTAAGGAAATTGAAGACCTAAGtcaaaaacaagcaaaaagGATATCCACGATGACAAAGTAGAAgttcatttatatattaatctaGAATTCAAATATGTCTTTAAGATCAGAATACTACATTAGGCATGAATGCAAACtttatttcttaataataaacTGGCACAATACTGATCAAAATAAACTGGCACAATAACAGACAATATTTTGGACAAAGTGGTTCTCATTAAATGcataaaattatcaacttgaaggCCTCTATGaacaatatacacaaaaatgcACCTAATGACATGAAGATACAAAATGTCTAGGTTTTGGCTACTGTTTGCAAAGCAAAGACAAAAATTGCAAGTTGCAAAACACCAACaacttgacaaaaaaaaaaaaaaaattccttttacaCAACAAAATGTACAATTTCCAACATCATTCACGTGTGAAGAACATCACAACCCAGTGTTTCAGCTATTAAAAACAGTCAATTGTTTACCTGACTTCACTAACATGCCCCACCATGATATTTGTGTTTGCAAATTAGAATTCGCTTACTTGAAGCTGAGAATTTGTCCAAGGTCATTCAGAATGAATTGTGGCAGCTTCCAGCCAATTTCCCCTCTTCAAACTTGATCTTGTCTTGAGAATCAAAGGATAAACCAAATAAATTGTGATCTTTTACACTAGAATTATCAAGCACAAGATGCCACTATTTCTGAAAGCTGAGTGGAGGAAGTAAACATTTATGAATTATCACGTGATACAGGGAAGctaattccattttttaaatgGCCTACTGATGAGGGACATAGCCACTTGAGCATGTTTGGACCTAATACCTGAACAGAAGGAAGAAGAATTAGAACACTGACACATAACTAGATCAATATTTAAAGACATGAAAATTGACTTAATGATCCAACTGAGAGAGAGGGATACCAAGGTAATATTTTTGTAAACACCAACGTTGAATGGATGACGATAGCTCTGCCCAGATTTCTTTGCCAGCCATGCTGCCCGAATTCCTTCATAATACTGGAAAAAAAGACCCATTCCTATATGTTCATTGATAACTACACAAGAAACATCCATGTGCATCCCATGTTGAAAATTCACAAGCCTACCTCTATAGTTGTCATATTATGAGTGAGAAGGTAGATGTGCCAACCTAAGAAAGTTCCCAATGTCAAGCTTAAGGCAACCATCATAGCACCAAAGGTAAACTGAAATAATACTGCAGTTAGaaacttcaagaaatttcaatcATGAGAAATAAATCAAGTTAAAATAGAAATCAGATGAAAAATTAGACGAGCTTAGTAGATAGGACCGACACTGGTGATTAGGAGTCAGCAAATGTGCTAGCTTTTAAAAAGCTTAcacaataaattttaattgagggaggatttgtgtgtgtgtgtgtgtgtgtgcgggGGGGAGGGAAGTGGTCCATTGGGAGGTTTGGCATAGGGGCAACAATGGATTATTTTTGGTAAATTCTTACTTTGAAGTGTTGGTTATTGATAGCGGAAAGATTTTCTGGCAAAGGTGCAGGTTCCTTTGTCCATCAAAAGTATTTTCCTAATGTGGATAGTGATGATGgattcttttctttaatttttttatttattttactttcttggATCAGAAACAAAACTGATTCACAATAAAAATATGGATGACCATTTGATTAGTTGGAATAGGACTGAATAGGTGCACTTGGTGAGGAGGTGGCAGGTTGTTagatcatttattttttcccttgttGGATCATACCTTGTACCATCCTTGATTTAATGGCAGGTTAGCAAATAAGCTCCAATAATAAGAGAgggataatataaatttttgaagatattatatatatatatatattggtggAGAAGTACCCAAATATTTCAAGGAATGACCTGACTTTTATTAAAATGTCATCCTTTACTCTGGATTGCCTCAATCCCTTCCTTCAGATTGCCTCCTTGGTTGAAGATCTATCTCCTCCTTTTTCACTTCTTGGATAAATTTGtatgaaaatggaagttttaacctattttctgCTGAAAAGTAAAGATCAAATGATCTACACACAAAGAGACATGGGATCTAACATCGTTCTATCAACCATGACTATATCCATGAATTAAAGAGAACTAATCCACTATGCCATAAAAAGATTATAGAGGAAAAAGAACCCAAATACAAAACCtaagtttcaaaaaaaatcccaatatCTACAcccaaccctttttttttttttttttggtaattgtcAATATCTACACCTAGTTGAAGTTCATTGCGCGTCAAACATCTCTCCTTCACATCTCTGCATCTTCAATCTAGCTTCTATAAACCTATCTGTATCCCATGACTTTTGCCTTCATGATCTATGAATATATAAATCATCCTGATACGTTTCTCATACAAAAATGAACCTATTTCCCacaaagaaatacaaaaaatagaaattctCTTTCTATAAAATTTTCCATCAAAATGAATTCTGATGAAATTAGTAGTAGAACTCTCAACTTAAATTCTATTAAGCTACTCATGCATTTTCCTTCATGAACACAACTAACAGAACAATTATAGATAATCAATTGCCAACTTACATAAAAGATCTTGACAGGAACCCTTCCACTAAAATCCCAATCCCTTTGCAGTGCACAGGTTACAATTATGACCTATGTAGGTAGAAAAGCTACTGTCATAATTGGAGACAACTAGATAATATTAAAACAAGGGGAAAGAACCAAATCAAACATACCGTAGAGTGGATGCTTCCAATAGTTGCATATAAGACAAGCATCACAAAGGCCTTATAGTTCCAATAACCAACACAATTGTTTATCCACAAACAGTGGTGATCCTGCATTGATTTTAGTGTGAGAAGAAAGcatcaattaaaaattcaattatggTCATAACTGAAGATCATAAATCAATTCATTCTAGCACACATACCATCCTTAAAACACACCTTCTACAAACACGGCAATGATGAGCCCTGGGAGGCTTGTAGATACAACATTTGTCACAATGCCTTAATTGTCCACCCTGTACATTAGGTAGCCAAGAAGACACATTAACTTCTCATGTAAGATATAATTGATGCCCTTATGGATtcactaaaaattatttacacaaAATTTCTTTTGTGTCACTACAAAATAGCAGTAAtccattataaaaataacatatcaaCAAACCGTCCGTTTGAAAGATAAAGAGATTGGTCATTGGGGATTATCCTTGGTTTGGAGAAGAGATGAATAtaaagattttcatttttttatggacAAAAAGGCTAATGATAGTCCATGATAAATATTAGATACTTATAGATAAAAGATGCCAAATATGTACATTCGGCCCATTTCTTGGAATCTATGTTAGAAATTTGAACTATTGAAAAGGCTTTACTTAGAAAAGTTTGCTTAGCTAAGCTAGACCAAGGAAGCTAAGCTAGACCTTCTTCATCATCTTTTTGTCCTAACATTTGCTACATCCTTAAAATCAAGGCATTCATGGCTTTCAGTAAGTGACCTCATACCTATCATTTTCAAGTAATTATGGTGATGTCTCCATATTACACTACAAACTTACATATGGAAGAGCAACATAGGGCACCCTCAAAATAAGAgcttgtttaaaaattattcttaaaaataattttttgtcctgaataaaaaattgtttgggaatattttcgaaaacagttctgaaaacataattttttaaaatagtttttaaaatagttctttgatgtttcttagaaaaaaaattatgtttgtgAATTTGAAGTGTtctcaacttattttttatgtttccaaatattttttttaaaataaattttatatgtagtactttattttttaaaacaatcgttagaaaataactgaaaacaattaaaatatgttctaaaaatgtcttatttaaaaaaaaatgaaaaacctgTTTTGGGAACAATTGATAATCAAAtggatttcatgattttttgttctcaaaaacacgtttggaaaatttaaacagaaaacaacattttgaaagtttgttttgaaaataaagtaattttttagaacaaatttaagACATTTTCAGATGTTTTTTGTAAGGTGTTTTGAGAAACAATTGGAAATACGGAGaataataaactatttttcatatttgagttttcaaacaaaattttgttcttaaaagGAAATAcagaaattgttttaagaacTATTTACAAAAGTGTTGCCAAATAGGCCCTAAGTTTCTGAAATAAAAAGTACTGACAAACCTCATGCAGGTTGCTAATCCAAGCAAGCATAGAAGTTCCCAAAAGAATCTAAGGGCCTAAGACAAATATAATTAACACTAAAGAATTCTCTTATATAATGCTTTATTAGTTTGTtacttcaataaataaataaataaataaaagcacaAAAGTCCATCTAACTGCATATCCTAACCCTCTGTTGGTTCAAAACCCATTATATTCATAatataaatgatgataaataaaaaacgaaTCAAGTATCATTACAAATCCTAACTAAAGGAGCAAGAGTGGAACCATCCAAATAAATTCAAGCCAAAACTTGGGTGGTTGAACTGAACCCAACAAGCAATAAACTTTGGTTAATTTTTGTACAACTTGGATGTGGTAAAAAAATCCTACCCAAGCTAAGATTGTATGGCTACATTGGTTAGGATTGAGGAAACAAGTGAATCTCGTGGAAATGAGTGAATCTTAGTTCTAGGAGCAGGCAATGCTCTCGCTCTCTGATTGCAATTGTGTgactcctaatttttttttattagaaacaaaagatttattaaTTACTATAAAGAGgtcatgagaaggatgagaaatcctcctcATAAAAACACAACCCtgatcaaaacaccaaaaaaaaccCCACTTTACAAGGAGATTTGTACAAAAAGAACAGCAAAGACCATATAAGAATTATATCTCCTCAAGCTCATCTAGGCTCATCTCAATGTTGACGCAACCCTAAAGGTGTACATACCGCAAGCCAACTAAGCTGAATGATAATCAAAGgaatgtattttaaaatgttaGTACAAGAGGCCTAATTTGGAACTTTAGAATCCCGATTTTCTAAGCTACAACCAGGTTCTTTCTTGATAGAACTTTAGGCTACTGATGGTCAAAACCGTCAAATTCAAACCTCGATGAAGGCAAAATTTTCATGTAAAGAACAGCTAGTTTCtagatgaaaatgaaaaaaaaaaaaaagtttctaattGTAAAACAGCTGTAACAAAGTTTTAAGAAATAAGCTAATAATACTTCTTGGTTTAGTTTTCAAGGAGATAAAACAgcagaaaaatgaaatattactttttattgatAAGGTTAACTATAGATGTATTTTTTCCAGAATTCCTATTAATATTTTGAGCATAAAATGAAATACACATGAACAGAAATACACATAAACTCATTAACACTTCCACTCCTAAAGCTTAATGCTTCCAAGAGGCAATGGTCAGCCCAACTCTTCATGCATAAAGAAAGCATCATTGTAACCTCTTGATTGGcaaagatatattttttgatTGGCAGAGATATATTGTTATACACATACAATAAGCATggatatttaattatttatttattttaaactgtTAAGCAGAGTTACTGGTTTACTTCTAAAATAGAGGACTACGATTAGATCAAGCTTGGTGTAAGTACTAGGCATGACAATGTGACTTTTAGCCACAAAAGCCTTTCTATCAGACACTCAATGGGTGTTTCAGATGATTCTCATATAGGTCCTTGTGCTTAAGGGAGAGAATTGTAGTTCCAACAATTAGCGCAACAACCAATGGCCTGTGACTAAGATTAGAAGATACAAGATTAAGCCTACAGACCATCATAGTCACCCCCCTAACATGTCAAGAGTTTTGCCCGCCTCTTTAACCATGAAAAAGGACACTACCTCAGTTGGTTATGATTACAAGGTCAAGTGGGGTAAAAAACAGACATGAAATTTATGGCTTTAGATATAACCGAATTGTAGCAGTTGGCAATTGTGATTAAGCTTTGTTCAGTTCTGTCACTATGGTATTTTACCAATTATCTCTTTTCTAACGTCTATTCTGTGCTTCTCTGCTAACAACTACAGCACTGTGATTCTGCATCATCCTCTAACATAAATCTTTTCACAAACCCATCATACATTTGCCAAGACATCACAGAATCCAATTGATTTCCAACACCACTGcaaaataatatttctaaaaCTCCAGTCTCATGATCGCAATTAAAACTCCGTTTGGTGGCCAAGAAAATATGGGAAatgaaattcattaaaattcaGAACCTTATTAGGCACCCAAGAAACCCCAAGACAACTACTTAGCACGTCAGAGTTGGGCCTTCcatttcaattcaaaaatttcatcttctcctcttttcccacattttcccAGCATCgaaataaaatcaacaaaaacaaattaaagaaaCACACAAAAACTTACATTTCTCTTGGTTTCTTGATCTGAAACGTTACTCTCTTCATCGTCAGGAACATAGCTTGGTGGAACACGCCCTGGGTCGGAGGAAACGCATAcgaataaagagaaaagagagagaaaagccAAGAAAGTGAAGATCAAAGCGTTCAAAAAACCCGGCGAGGTCTGCAACCCCACCCAATCCTCTATGAAAACGAAGACTGTGACGTAATATACGAAACCCAGCAAtagaaaaacagagaaaataGGAATTGAGAGGAATCTCTTGTCCTTCATGGGTGAAAATGGATCTGAGTGGTTTTGACTTCCTGGGAAAAGTCGAGAAAATTTGCAGTTTTCTTCGCCGGAGAAGAAGTTATTCGGATGTGGAGAATGTAGAAGTCCAGTTTATGGGCTGCTGATAGTTGGGCCGCAAGCTGGGCTGGCCTGATTTTCCGAGGCTTTTTTTAAAACGAGTAATGAATATTGGGCTTTTGAAGaacaatgatttaaaataatttaatagggATAAATAAAGCTTATTTATatacattaaatttaaaaatattttacaaaatcaaaatttaaaaattatttttaaaataacgaAAATT
Proteins encoded:
- the LOC100254742 gene encoding probable protein S-acyltransferase 15 — translated: MKDKRFLSIPIFSVFLLLGFVYYVTVFVFIEDWVGLQTSPGFLNALIFTFLAFLSLFSLFVCVSSDPGRVPPSYVPDDEESNVSDQETKRNGGQLRHCDKCCIYKPPRAHHCRVCRRCVLRMDHHCLWINNCVGYWNYKAFVMLVLYATIGSIHSTVIIVTCALQRDWDFSGRVPVKIFYFTFGAMMVALSLTLGTFLGWHIYLLTHNMTTIEYYEGIRAAWLAKKSGQSYRHPFNVGVYKNITLVLGPNMLKWLCPSSVGHLKNGISFPVSRDNS